From Mytilus galloprovincialis chromosome 9, xbMytGall1.hap1.1, whole genome shotgun sequence, the proteins below share one genomic window:
- the LOC143045344 gene encoding 3-mercaptopyruvate sulfurtransferase-like, which translates to MLTKTSALVTTEWLHNVLKSGVPKDIRILDSSFHLPSLNRNGRKEYEEEHIPGASYFDIKECCDKSSPYGLMLPDVKHFEQYVGNIGIDNSTHIVVYDNGINYGFFSAPRIWWMFRVFGHEMVSVLDGGFMKWCSEDLPTTSEVVHVPKTLFYGLYRPNLVKSYEDIAKNIKDHSFQLMDARGEGQFMGIKPEAREGIEPGHIPYSKNLRYQDIVDKESGVMLDVKGLKKLFNETGLDLSKPLVSTCGSGLTACCIAFAAYLCGKEDVPVYDGSWPEWYLRSTPDMRFCPSDKKESTCMIC; encoded by the exons atgTTGACGAAAACAAGTGCTCTGGTCACAACTGAATGGTTGCATAATGTATTGAAAAGTGGAGTTCCAAAAGACATTAGGATTCTTGACTCTTCTTTTCACTTGCCATCTTTGAACAGAAACGGTCGAAAAGAATATGAAGAAGAGCATATCCCGGGAGCctcatattttgatattaaagaaTGTTGTGATAAATCCTCTCCTTACGGTCTCATGTTACCAGACGTAAAACACTTTGAGCAGTATGTAGGCAACATAGGTATTGATAATAGCACTCATATTGTTGTTTATGATAATGGTATAAACTACGGGTTTTTTTCTGCTCCAAGAATTTGGTGGATGTTCAGAGTTTTTGGACATGAAATGGTGTCGGTGCTTGATGGTGGTTTTATGAAATGGTGCTCTGAGGATTTACCGACGACATCAGAAGTTGTTCATGTTCCGAAAACATTATTCTACGGACTTTATCGTCCTAATTTAGTAAAGTCATACGAGGATATTGCGAAAAACATAAAGGATCATTCGTTTCAATTAATGGATGCTCGAGGAGAAGGGCAATTTATGGGAATCAAACCGGAAGCAAGAGAAG GTATAGAGCCTGGTCATATACCATATTCAAAGAATCTCCGTTACCAAGATATTGTGGATAAAGAAAGCGGTGTAATGCTCGATGTAAAAGGGCTTAAAAAACTTTTCAATGAAACTGGACTTGATCTATCAAAACCATTGGTATCCACTTGTGGTTCAG GTCTTACTGCTTGTTGCATAGCATTTGCTGCCTATTTATGTGGGAAAGAAGACGTGCCCGTATACGATGGGTCATGGCCAGAATGGTATCTAAGATCAACTCCAGATATGAGATTTTGTCCTAGTGATAAAAAAGAATCAACATGTATGATATGTTAA